Proteins encoded by one window of Sardina pilchardus chromosome 7, fSarPil1.1, whole genome shotgun sequence:
- the LOC134087037 gene encoding probable N-acetyltransferase CML1, producing MAQKSTLPCSIRPYRPTDKASVVSLIRFGVMEHVYPAFFKAMSHPDHVGVALSICMAGYVLGGSSYFQAVLFGGAWAGMVYYCCNEIYLGYLNRKLAGEMDDVQAHFLDNPSNNFWVAEMDVNGTSKIAGVVAVLAHKGGDDADGRRSNSWNGSTVASDEGDGSYGEVFQLVVSFQLRRKGLGSQLLQTAIDFCKEQGLSSVVLETSSIQAAALALSKKTGFVQASSHSSTHSNRWIAKLARINVLRMEKVI from the coding sequence tgcccTGCTCCATTCGTCCATACAGGCCCACAGATAAGGCATCTGTGGTCTCACTGATTCGTTTCGGGGTGATGGAGCATGTTTATCCTGCCTTCTTCAAAGCCATGAGCCATCCGGACCACGTTGGTGTGGCCCTCAGCATCTGTATGGCAGGCTACGTGCTGGGTGGTAGCTCTTACTTCCAGGCAGTGCTGTTTGGTGGCGCCTGGGCAGGCATGGTGTACTACTGCTGCAACGAGATCTACCTGGGCTACCTCAACAGGAAGTTGGCTGGAGAAATGGACGACGTGCAAGCTCACTTCCTGGACAACCCTAGCAACAACTTCTGGGTGGCAGAGATGGACGTTAACGGGACGTCGAAGATCGCCGGGGTGGTGGCCGTGCTGGCCCATAAGGGAGGGGACGATGCTGACGGCAGGAGGAGCAACAGCTGGAACGGAAGCACCGTGGCGAGTGACGAAGGGGACGGAAGTTACGGGGAGGTGTTCCAGCTGGTGGTCTCCTTCCAACTGCGACGTAAAGGTCTCGGTTCCCAGCTGCTTCAGACTGCTATCGACTTCTGTAAAGAGCAAGGCCTGTCTAGCGTGGTCCTGGAGACCAGCTCTATTCAGGCTGCTGCGCTTGCCCTCTCCAAGAAGACGGGGTTCGTCCAGGCCTCCAGCCACAGCAGTACGCATTCAAACCGCTGGATTGCTAAACTAGCCCGCATCAATGTGTTGCGCATGGAGAAGGTCATCTGA